From the Cyanobium sp. M30B3 genome, the window GATCTGGTGGTTCGGCGCATGGGTTGGCTGGCCGGGTGGCTGGCGACCTGCCCTTTCAGCCGCTGCCGGGGCCGATGCCCCTGCCCGGCGATGGCCGCAGCCCAGCCCAGCAGCGCCAGCTCTACAGCCGCGTCGCCATCGACGACCGCCTGGTGCTGCCCGAGGGCTACCGCAGCGACCTGCTGTTCAGCTGGGGGCAGCCCCTGGCCGACGGCCGCTTCGGCTTCAACAACGACTACCAGGCCTTCACGCCCCTGGCGAACGACCGGGCCCTGCTCACGGTGAATTTCGAGTACATCAGCCCCAGGCCCTGGCAGGAGGGCTACAGCGAGGCCACCGGCGGCACACTGCCCTTCACGGAACTCCGCGAGGCACTCGTGCCCCGGGGCGGCCGGGTGGATGGGGCGGCGCTGGCGGCGGACGATCCCCTGCGGGCCCTGGTGCTGGCGGTGGCGACTGCCGCCATGGCCGACCTTGGCATCGGCGTGGCCGAGATCAGCCGCGATGCCAAGGGCGCCTGGCGTGCCGCCCCTGGCCGCTACGACCGGCGCATCACCGGCCTGAGCGGGCTGGAGCGGCCCCAGGAGCGGCTGCGCTGCAGCGGTCCGGCGGCGGCCGTGTTCCGCCGCCGCCAGCGCCTGGGCTACGACGACGGCCTGGGGGATCAGGTGATCGGCAGCTTCGCCAACTGCGCCGGTGGCCAGACCCCCTGGGGCACGGTGCTCTCGGCCGAAGAGAACATCCAGAGCCAGGTGGTGGAGCGGGTGTATGCCGACGGCTCCTCGCCGCCGCCGGCCGAGCGCCCCTTCCGCTTCGATGGCAACCGCCTCGACGGGCTGGGCAACCCCTTCGGCCTGGCGGGCAACAAGTACGGCTGGATGGTGGAACTGGACCCGCGCCGCCCGCAGCAGCCGGCGGTGAAGCACAGCTGGCTGGGCCGCTTCCGCCACGAGGCGGTGGGCGTGCAGGCCAGGGCCGGCCAGCCCCTGGTGCTGTTCTCGGGCTGCGACCGCCACGGCGGCCACCTCTACCGGTTCGTGAGCGAAGGGCTGGTGCGCGATCCGGCCGATCCCGCCAACTCCCAGCTGCTGGAGCGGGGCCGGCTGGAGGCGGCCCAGTTCAACCCAGATGGCACGGGGCGCTGGCTGGCCCTGGATCCCGCCACTCCCCTGGCGCCGCTGCGGCCGAGCCACTACGAGCGCTACGGCCTGAGCCAGCCCACGCTCCTGCCCCACCGCGACCGCAGCCAGCCGGGGGCCGAAGCCCTGGCCAGCGACGCCGAGCTGGCGGCCTACCTGCAGCAGCATCGCCGCCTCGCCGATCTCTACCCCGGCAGCGGCGAGGAGCGCCAGGGGGCGATCCTGATCGATGCCCACCTGGCCGCCAATGCCATTGGCGCCACGCCGGCGGCCCGCCCGGAGGATACGGTGATCGACCCGCGCAGCGGCGATCTGCTGATCGCCTTCACCGCCGGCGGCAGCGATGGCGAGGGGCGGGCCGATCCGGCGATCTTTGCTGGGCCTGGCGGTGAGCCCAGCTGGCCCTTCGGCTGGGTGATGCGGCTCGAGGATGGCCTGCAGCGCGGCGGCGACCCCGGCAGCTTCCGCTGGCGGATGGTGGCCGCCGGCGGCACCCCCTGGCAGGGGGGCATGGGTTTCGCCATGCCCGACAACCTGGCCTTCGACCGCCGCGGCAACCTCTGGATGGTCACCGACCGCTCCTTCAGCAGCGCCGATCTGGATGTGTTCGGCAACAACGCCTGCTGGCTGTTCCCGGCCAGCGGCCCCCGGGCCGGTCAGGCCCTGCTGTTTGCGAGCGGACCGATGGAGTGCGAGTTGTGCGGTCCTTGCTTCGACAGCGCCGAAACCAGCTTGTTCCTGGCGGTGCAGCACCCCGGCGAGACCCATGGCACACGCCGGCCTGGCGCCCGCGAGGTGCAGGCCCACACCCTCCAGGACAGCGACGGCAGTTCCTTCCAGCAGATCCGCGAGCTGCCGCTGGGCTCCAACTGGCCCTCCCCGGCCCCAGGCCGGCCTCCGCGCCCCGGGGTGGTGGCGATCCGCCGCACAGACGGCCAGCCGCTGCTGGGCTGAGCACCGTCTTCAAGGAAACTGCCGCAGCTAGGGCTACGTCCACTGGGGTTCCCTTGCTGGGCCGTTAACACCAATTCCGCAATGTCCACAGCCCCGGCCTGTAGCTGCTGGCTGGGGCTTTTGGCTGGGGAGCACTACCCTTTGGCCTTGAGCCCTATCCGTTGCGCAATGAGCCGTAGTCCGTCCAATCAAGCTGGTGATGTTGTGCAGTTCATCGTGGGCGGCTGCCTGTTCGGCGGTGGCGTCTTCCTGTTCATGAATCAGGTGATGGTGCGCTCCGATGGTTTGGCGCTCGGCCTGCGGCGCTCCTTTGGTGGCATGGCGGGCGGCTGGCGCGGCTGGGGCTCCGGCAGCGGCCTGTTGCCGGGGTTCGGCACACCGGGTATGGGCCTGCTGATGATCCCCTTGGCCATCGGCGTGTGCCTGCTCTTTGCCGGTCGCTACCAGCGCTGGGCTCGGCTGCTGGTATGGGGATCTCTCGCGGCGCTGTTTGTGGGCGTGCTCAACAGCGTGCGCATCACCTTGATGCCCGCCACCCTCTGGCAGCTGGCGGTTTACGTCGTGATGATCGCCAGCGGAGGCGGCCTGATGTTCCGCAGCCTCAGTGGCTACGCCGACGACAACGGGCCCAGGAGCTCTGGCGGGCCGGATCCCCGCGGCGACGAGGCCGATCTTCGGCTGGAACTCACCGAGCTCAGGCGCCGGCTGGAGAGCCTGGAGCGCTGACCACAGCAGGATCAGTTCTCCAGGATCCGCCATGGGTGGGCCGGTTGATTCGGGTCCACCAGACGGAACCCCGCCCAACCCGTCAGCGGCCGCAGCAGCCCCGCCCCATCGGCGAGGGAGATGCGCGCCCCCCGCTCCCGTGACATGCCATTACGGTTGACGCAGGAATTCTTGACAACCATGACCGCACCTGCTCCTCGGTTTGGTTTCGTTGCTTTCGCTGAGACCTGGAACGGCCGCCTGGCCATGCTGGGCTTTGTGATCGGCCTGGCCACTGAGCTGCTCACCGGCCGCAGCATTCTCCAGCAGCTCGGTTTGGGTTGATCGTGGGGTGATCGCCACGGCCAGCGACAGCGACGACTCCGCGGCCATGGCCGGCGTCAGTTCAGCCCCTGTTCACCCCGACACCTCCATGACCAACCCCCCTGCCAACGAGAAGTGGTTCCAGGACCGCGCCGCCCAGCAGATCCTCCTGGAGCAGCTCCAGCGCGCTGAGCTGTTCAATGGCCGTGCCGCCATGCTGGGCATCGTGATCGGCGTCCTCACGGAGGCGATCAGCGGCTCGGGCATCGCCCATCAGATCGGCCTGGGCGTCCTGGTGGATGGCTATGCCGCCTGTCGCAGCCAGTTTCTGCCCTTCTGCTTCTGAGCACTGGGGTCCCATCCAGCTGCTCAGCAGCGACGCGGCCTTGCCTCAATGGCGCGCGTTCCGCTGGGCATTCAGCACTGCAGGGCGGGGACAGGACAGCGCACGTCCCGCAGCCGGTCCATACTCCTGTACTATCGCCCCCCCTGCCGCGTCTGGCGGCGCTGGGGGTGAGGCCAAAGCGCTTCTTGAAATCGGCGCTGAAGTGCCCGCCGTGCCGGTAGCCGCAGCCCAGGGCGATCGCCTGGATGGAGCTGCCGCGGCCGCCCTGCCGCAGCTGTTGCATGGCTCGCTCCAGCCGCTGCTCGCGAATCCATTGGTGCGGCGTGCAACCCAGCTTCTTGCGAAACGCGTATTGCAGGGCCCGTCTGGAGTAGTGGCTTCTGCGCTCCAGCTCACTGAGGCGCAGGGGCTGATGGAGGTTGGCGCGGATGTAGTCGATCAGCTCATCGAAGCTGCTGCGTCCACACCGCTCCCCGATGCGCTGGTGATCGGCCGGCCGCCCCAGCAGCAGCAGCGGCTGCAGCCAGCTCACCACCAGCCGCAGCAGCAGGTCGTCGAGCCCGAGCTGGGCCGGCAGGGCCGGATCGCTGGCGACGCAGGCATCCAGGTGCTGCATCAGGGCGTGGAGCTGCCGGGCCTCCACCCCGCCCAGCTCCCGGGGGGCAAAGCGGTGGAAGACCTCAGCAGCACCGTCACCGCTGATCGCAGCCGCCGTGCGGGCCAGATCCTCCGGCCGCAGGGTCATCACGGCGCAGCTGTCGCTGCCGCTCACCTTGCACGCTCCCGGAGGCAGCAGCACTCCGCTGCCAGCACGACTGGTCACCACGCCCCGGCCTGTGCGGGCCACGCGTCCCCCCGCAAAGCACGCCACCAGCTGCACGGCCGGCGTGTGCCCCGTGCTGATCTGCGCTGCGGCGCTCGCATAGGAGAGCAGCGGCACCTGGTTGATGTGGAGCAGGCCGATCTCCTGATAGAAATCCCGCCCCGCCACCAGCGGCCGCACCTGGCGCAGGGGCAGCACCGCTGCCATCAGCTGATGCGCCGCCTGCGCATCCGCCAGCAGCTGGTGCTCCAGGCTCGGCAGTCCCGGCCGCAGCCGCCCTGACACCACTGCGCCCGCGCCCGCGCTGCTGCCGATCCGCTCGGCCTGGCGAGGCCGGGACCCGTCCAGCGCCATCACGGATGAACCGGGCCACCTGCCCTCGCCAGCTGGGTTCGTTGAGGCCGGGATACTCACGAATTGAACAGGTATCGAATGCGCAGGATGCTCAACCTGGGCCTAGAGAACCGTCAACAGGCAACGCTATAAACTTCGCTTTTCGTTGCCTTTATGCGAATCGGGCATGGCCCGTACAAATCTCCGGCAAAACCAGCTGCGTCACCGGTCATGGAGGCATGGAGGGCGTGACGGCCCCGCTAGGTTGACCGTTCAGGTGCCTGAGCACCCACAGCAACCAGAAACCCTGAGGCCGGTTCAGGAGCTCCGCACGCGCCCAGAGGCTGTGCCCCCGTGCGTGAATGCTGAATCAGCCCGATTCACTGAACCCCGTCGGCCAGAGACTGGGCCCGGGATGGCACAGCGGCCACGGCCAGGGGAGGGTGTTCGGCGCTGCCCCTGCCCAGTTCCCGCTCCAACATGCTGATACGCATCTGCCGAAGACAGAATTTGCAGCCTCCGGTGGTTTGCAGATGCTTCTCGGGCGTGACTGAGATCTCTTTGACAGGGTGTTCCCTGCAGCGAATCTTGATCGGCGTTTTATAGCTTTTATAGACGATCTGGCTGTAGTCGTAGCGGTCTCCGAAGCGGGCCTGCGCCCGTTGCAGGAATTCGTCCTTGCCGATCGGATTGCCCATGGCGGGAGGTTAAGGGAGTTGCTCCAGCCCGTCTGCCGTCTTCAAGGAACGTCACGCAGCGCCAGCTCCGCCTGGCATGCTTCTGGAACGATCAGCCGCGCTCGCACCATGGCCAGCCAGCCACCCCAGCGCCCCGCCTGGTTGAACTGGCTGTTCCTGGGCATGTTCCTGTGGAGCAGCTGGCAGCTGGCGGGATTGTGGTTTGCCCGTCTCGGCCAGGGGTGAGCCAACTCAGCCCTGGCGTGACGAGCGGGGAATCACGGCGCGCACCAGCCGCACCAGGCCACCCACCAGCAACATCAGGCCCAGCAGGGCCACCAGCACCACGAGCACCACGCCCAGCAACTGGAGCAGTCCCAGCAGCAGGGCACGCAGGCCGCTGATCAGCTGGGCAATGGCCGTGCTGAGCAGCAGCACCGTGTCCAGGCGCTCGGGAAGTTGGAGCAGGCCATAGAGCATCAATGCTCCGAGGCTGATGAACAGCAGCCCCATCCCGGCCTGGCGCCAGCGGGGCGGGTGGCGGCGGCGGCGAAACACCTGGCGCTGGCGCTGGGATGAGCCAGGCAGCTGGAGCGAGCGCCGCCGGGTTGACGTCATGCGTCCAGCACGTGGCCGGCACCACGCATCCAGCGTTCGAACTCCTGCAGCACCAGGGCGTTGGGGCAATCGATCAGCGACAGCTGGCCCACCTGGCAGTCCCCCTGTCCGCCGTGATGCAGCGACAGATGGAAGGCATCGCCGCTCAGGCCACAGACTTCCGGGTCGCTGCGCACCACCACATCGAGGGCGGCACCGAGGCGGGCCACCCGAATGCGCAGTTCAGACCAGGTCATCTCGGTCATGGGCCCAGTGTGGGGGTCAAACAGCGAGCGTCAAGAGAACGTGATGGGCCTGCGACCCAGGGCCGCGGATCAGGGGGCCGTAGCCGGCCCATCCGCGGAGGAGGGGGCTGGGGGCGCCGCAGGGGGCACGGGCAGCAGCAGCCCCAGGCCGGCCGCCAGCACCAGCGCCACCGCCCCGCCAAGGGGAGCCACCAGGCGCTGGCGGCGCGGCACCCGCTCCAGCACCTCCCGCGGGCGCAGGGGCCTGGGATCGGGGACGGGCAGCTTGACCTGGAGGCGGGGATCGAGCCGCAGGGTGTCGAGCAGCCGCACCAGATCACTGAGCTCGCCATCGTCGAGCTCCACCCCGAGTGGAGGGGTGTCGGGCTGGCTGCTGACCAGCTCCAGCCGGTGGCCCCCGCCATCGGGATCGGGGCCGATCGTCACCGCACCCTCGGCGGACCTGAACGGCCGGGCCACGCCACTGATCAGGTGGCGGGCGTAGGGGAACACCACCTGCATCAGGGCCAGGAGATGCTCCTTGCGGCCCTCCAGTTCAGGTCGGCCAGCCCACCGCAGCGTCCATCCCGTGATGATGCCCACGGCGTCGCCCGACTGGCCGATGGAGACATCGGGGAAGCCCTCCACCTGCAGCTGGCAGCTCAGTTGGTCGTAGCGGAGGGTCTTCTTCATCAGCAGGGGCGCGTGGTCTTCAGGTGGGGCAGGCGCTCAGGCCGCAGGGTCGCAGAGACTGGCCCGCAGCCGCTCGAAGCCCCCCATCCCGGCAGCCAGGCTGAGGGCCTGGATCAACTGCCGCCGGCGCTCCGCGCCAGCCTGGGGATCGAGCAGGCGCTGCACCCCCTGGCGTCGTGGATTGAGCCGCTCCCGCACCAGCTCGCCGAAGCGCTGCTCGAACAGGGTCCAGCGCTGCCGGCGGATCTCCTCGGGCTCAGCCGTGGCGAGCAGGGCCCGCACCAGGGGATAGAGGCGATCCGCAGCGGCGCAGAGGATGCGGATCAGGGCATCCGACTCGGCGGGGTCGAGCTCGCCGCGGCGGGTGTTGCGCCGCAGCGGATTGTGGCAGCGCCGTTTCCACAGTTCCACGCGATTGGGGAAGAGGCCGCTGAAGCCCAACTGCTCACTCATCCACACCATCGACTCGCCGCCGTTGAGGTCGAGCGCCTCAACACAGAGGAGCAGAAGGTCGAGGCGTTCCAGCCCCCGACGCGGCAGCCTGGCGACGACGGGAGCTGCGGGGGAGTCGGGCATGGTTGCGATGATGCCAGTTCCCACACCCCGCCGTCACCCTCCCACTCACTGCCATGGATCTGCGACAGCTCGTGCGGGATGTTCCCGACTTCCCGAAGCCGGGCATTCTCTTCCGCGACCTCACCCCGCTGATGCGCGATCCCCAGGGCTGGCAGGAAGTGATTCGCCAGCTGGGCGCGGTCTGTGACCGCCTGCAACCCGACCTGATCGTGGGCATCGAGTCGCGGGGCTTCATCGTGGGCACCGCCCTGGCCACCGCCGTGCGGCTCGGGTTTGTGCCGGTGCGCAAGCCCGGCAAGTTGCCGGGGGCCGTGACCGGGGTGGACTATGCCCTGGAATACGGCACCGACCGGCTGGAGATCACCAGTGATGCCCTCAGCGGCGGCCAGCGGGTGCTGGTGGTGGACGACCTGCTGGCCACCGGCGGCACCGCGGCCGCCTGCGCCCAGCTGGTGGAGGCCGCCGGCGGCAGCCTCTGCGGCTTCGGGTTCGTGGCCGAGCTGGCGGCCCTGGCCGGGCGCAGCCGCCTGCCCGACGACCAGCCGGTGGAGTCCCTGATCATCTACAGCTGAGGGCTGAGGGCTGAGGGCTGAGGGCTCAAGGCTGCCAGGCCGGCTCAAGGCTGCCAGGCCGCTCCCGGACCCAGCCTGGCTCAGAGGTTGGCGTCCTGCCACTGCAGCACCTGCTCCAGCTGCTGCAGGCTGATCAGGCCGAAGCGCCAGAGCACCACCGCCAGGGGGGCCTGCTCCAGCTGCGCCTGGCGGATCCCCAGGGCCAGAGCGCTCTCGCTCAGGCCCAGCTGGCTGCGCAGGTAGCGCAGCAGCGCCTGGGGAGGTGGCGGCGGCGGCGTTCCGGAACTGATCACCATCGCCGAATTGTGGGGCTCACCAGGGCCTTGTGGGGCCCACGGTCATCACGCCGAGGCTGAGTCGCCGCAGGGGCGCACCGGCCCGGAGCAGGGCGATGCCCACTCGCCGCAGGGGCAGCAGCGGTGCCGAGCGGTTGGAGAACAGCCGCACCAGCAGGTCGGTGGCCAGCAGGGTGAGCAGCAGGTCCGGCCAGCGCCGGCGGGCATAGCGGCCCGGCAGCTGCTCGGGCCCCAGCCGGCCGGCGGCCACGAGGCCGGCCAGGCGGTGCAGGCAGGCCACATCACGCCAGCAGAGGTTGAGGCCCTGCCCCCCCACCGGATGGCAGCGGTGGGCGCTCTCCCCCACCAGCAGCGTGCGCCCCCTGGCCAGGCGCCGGGCCAGCTGCAGGGCCACCGGGAAGGCCCGGGGCTGATCCAGCAGGGCATCGGGCTGCAGGGCATCGGGCAGGGTGCCCGCCAGGCGATCGAGAAAGGCCGCCGGGGGGAGGCTCTCCAGCTGGCGGCAGCGGTGGGCCGGCGCACTCCACACCAGTTGGAAGCGCCGCTCACCGAGGGGCAGCACGGCGAAGGGGCCCTCCGGACGGAACAGCTCCCAGGCCTGGTCGTCGCCGCAGCCGCGCAGTTCCACCTGGGCGGTGAGGCAGCTCTGGCGATAGACCCACTGCCACTGGCCGATCCCCAGCTGCCGGCGGTGGGGCGAGGCGGGGCCATCGGCGGCCACCACCAGATCGGGGCTGGTGTCTCCACTGCCGGCTCCAGGCGTCTCCCCGGCATCCTGGAGACGAAGCGCGATGGCGGGATGGGCCGTCAGCCGCTGCAGCAGCGCCGCCATCAACGGCCCATGCAGGGCGATCCAGCCCACGGCATCGGCCCCGCTGCCGCGGACGGAGCTCGGCAGATCGGCCAGGGTGAAGTTGAGCTCACTGCCGATCGCCTGATCCCGCAGCAGCAGGTTGCGGAACGGCACCATCAGCGGCTGCAGGGCGCCCCAGAGATCCAACCGGGCCAGCAGCCGCTGGCTCGACTGGTTGAAGGCATAGGCCCGGCTGCGGCCCGTGAGCTGTTCCGCGCTGAGGGGATCACGCAGGGTCACCTCCCAGCCGGCATCGGCCAGGGCGAGGGCCGCCAGGCAGCCGGTGGGCCCGGCGCCATGCACCAGGGCCCGCAGCCGCGGGGCGCTCGATCGGGGGGCCGCAGTGGCCAGGGCCTGGGTCACGTGGAAGGGGGAACGGGCACAAAAAAGCCGCAGCAACTCTGCTGCGGCGGGGGATTGACGGAGTCCGGAACAGTCGCCAGGGCAGGGAAGACCAGCCGCAGACCTCAGCCCAGACCGAGCAGGCCGTGGGTGAAGGCCTCACCTCCCAGGGCGAACTCGGTGGCCAGCAGGGCGATGAAGCCGAGCATGGCCATGCGGCCGTTGAGCTTCTCGGCGCGCTCATGGAAGCCCCAGCCGCTCTCGGAGCTCACCACTTCCATGCGGGGCTCGGTGGCGAAGGCGTTGAGGCGACCGCCGTCTTCGGTGGTGACGGTGGCGCCGCGGATGGCGGCGGGGGCGGTGTTGGCCTGGGTCATGGCTCGGTTGTGCATTTCAACCAATGTAACGCAATGTTGCGCTCTGTGAACGGGTGATCTGTGAACGGGTGTTCAGGATGGCGTCAGCGCAGCCGCCGCAGGCAGAGCTCCTCGAAGGCCGGCCGCAGCAGATAGGGGTACTCCCCTACCCACAGCTTCAGCTGGGGCAGCCAGGCGTCGCTGAGGGCGCCAATGCGGGAGAAGTCCTTGCGCTCGCTCAGCACCAGGGCGCGCACCACCATGCCGGGGCGGATCAGCTGGTGCTTCTTGTCGTAGGGAAAGCGCAGCTGCCCCAGGTAGCCCTCCTCGTCCTCCAGCTCCAGGGTGAGCCAGGTGCGGCGGTTCTCCACCAGCTCCAGCCGCCCGCTGCGGTCGGCCTGCTCGCGCCGCTCCTCCACCAGCTCGCGGGTGTAGAGGTCAGCCACCTGCCCCTCGAAGATGGCGGCGGCCGGGTACCGCCTCAGGGTGGCGTTGCGCCGGCCCGCCTCCACGATCGGCCCCCACAGCATGTAGAGCAGAAACACCACCCCAGCCACCAGCAGCACCGGGGCGAACTGGCTGCGGAAGGCCAGGGTCTGGCTGATCAGCAGGGTGAGCACGCCGCCGATCACCGAGATCAGCAGCCGCTGCAGCAGGGTGCGGGGGTTGCCGCTGCAGGCATTGAACTGGGGGCCGGTGGCCACGGCCGGGATCAGGCGGGGCAGCTCACCAGGCTTGAGCGGAATCAGCATCAGAGCAGGCGTTCGAGGCCGTACACCAGCCCCGGCAGCTGACGCGCCCGGCGCACGCACAGCAACACGCCGGGCATGTAGGCGGAGCGATCAATCGTGTCGTGGCGCAATGTATAGGTTTCGCCGGGGGCGCCGAACAGCACCTCCTGGTGGGCCACCAGCCCCGGCAGGCGGATCGAATGCAGGCGCAGGCCGCTCTGGCGCTGGCCACCCCGGCAGCCCGCCAGGGTCTCGTGCTCCTCCACCTGCTGGGGATTGAAGGATTTGCCCAGCTCTTCCATCAGCTCGGCCGTCTTGATGCAGGTGCCGCTGGGGGCATCGGCCTTGCGGTTGTGGTGCAGCTCGGTGAGCTCGGCGTAGTCGTAGAAGCGGGCAGCGGCGGCGGCGGCCTGCTGCAGCAGCACCATGCCCACCGAGAAGTTGGGAATCACCGCCCCGCCGATCGAGGCCTTTGCGGCGAAGGCGGCCAGATCGGTCAGTTGCTGCGGACACAGGCCCGTGGTGCCGATCACCGGGTGCACGCCGTAGGCAATGGCGCCGCGGGTGTGCTCGTACACCACCCTGGGATGGG encodes:
- a CDS encoding high light inducible protein — translated: MTNPPANEKWFQDRAAQQILLEQLQRAELFNGRAAMLGIVIGVLTEAISGSGIAHQIGLGVLVDGYAACRSQFLPFCF
- a CDS encoding DUF839 domain-containing protein, which encodes MHRRTLLIQLLGLGGAAVVAPALAGKGAEGSGSGGSAHGLAGRVAGDLPFQPLPGPMPLPGDGRSPAQQRQLYSRVAIDDRLVLPEGYRSDLLFSWGQPLADGRFGFNNDYQAFTPLANDRALLTVNFEYISPRPWQEGYSEATGGTLPFTELREALVPRGGRVDGAALAADDPLRALVLAVATAAMADLGIGVAEISRDAKGAWRAAPGRYDRRITGLSGLERPQERLRCSGPAAAVFRRRQRLGYDDGLGDQVIGSFANCAGGQTPWGTVLSAEENIQSQVVERVYADGSSPPPAERPFRFDGNRLDGLGNPFGLAGNKYGWMVELDPRRPQQPAVKHSWLGRFRHEAVGVQARAGQPLVLFSGCDRHGGHLYRFVSEGLVRDPADPANSQLLERGRLEAAQFNPDGTGRWLALDPATPLAPLRPSHYERYGLSQPTLLPHRDRSQPGAEALASDAELAAYLQQHRRLADLYPGSGEERQGAILIDAHLAANAIGATPAARPEDTVIDPRSGDLLIAFTAGGSDGEGRADPAIFAGPGGEPSWPFGWVMRLEDGLQRGGDPGSFRWRMVAAGGTPWQGGMGFAMPDNLAFDRRGNLWMVTDRSFSSADLDVFGNNACWLFPASGPRAGQALLFASGPMECELCGPCFDSAETSLFLAVQHPGETHGTRRPGAREVQAHTLQDSDGSSFQQIRELPLGSNWPSPAPGRPPRPGVVAIRRTDGQPLLG
- a CDS encoding helix-turn-helix transcriptional regulator translates to MALDGSRPRQAERIGSSAGAGAVVSGRLRPGLPSLEHQLLADAQAAHQLMAAVLPLRQVRPLVAGRDFYQEIGLLHINQVPLLSYASAAAQISTGHTPAVQLVACFAGGRVARTGRGVVTSRAGSGVLLPPGACKVSGSDSCAVMTLRPEDLARTAAAISGDGAAEVFHRFAPRELGGVEARQLHALMQHLDACVASDPALPAQLGLDDLLLRLVVSWLQPLLLLGRPADHQRIGERCGRSSFDELIDYIRANLHQPLRLSELERRSHYSRRALQYAFRKKLGCTPHQWIREQRLERAMQQLRQGGRGSSIQAIALGCGYRHGGHFSADFKKRFGLTPSAARRGRGGDSTGVWTGCGTCAVLSPPCSAECPAERAPLRQGRVAAEQLDGTPVLRSRRAETGCDRRHSHPPGRPGRSDGRCPSR
- a CDS encoding FAD-dependent monooxygenase, whose amino-acid sequence is MLRLFCARSPFHVTQALATAAPRSSAPRLRALVHGAGPTGCLAALALADAGWEVTLRDPLSAEQLTGRSRAYAFNQSSQRLLARLDLWGALQPLMVPFRNLLLRDQAIGSELNFTLADLPSSVRGSGADAVGWIALHGPLMAALLQRLTAHPAIALRLQDAGETPGAGSGDTSPDLVVAADGPASPHRRQLGIGQWQWVYRQSCLTAQVELRGCGDDQAWELFRPEGPFAVLPLGERRFQLVWSAPAHRCRQLESLPPAAFLDRLAGTLPDALQPDALLDQPRAFPVALQLARRLARGRTLLVGESAHRCHPVGGQGLNLCWRDVACLHRLAGLVAAGRLGPEQLPGRYARRRWPDLLLTLLATDLLVRLFSNRSAPLLPLRRVGIALLRAGAPLRRLSLGVMTVGPTRPW
- a CDS encoding DUF4335 domain-containing protein — protein: MKKTLRYDQLSCQLQVEGFPDVSIGQSGDAVGIITGWTLRWAGRPELEGRKEHLLALMQVVFPYARHLISGVARPFRSAEGAVTIGPDPDGGGHRLELVSSQPDTPPLGVELDDGELSDLVRLLDTLRLDPRLQVKLPVPDPRPLRPREVLERVPRRQRLVAPLGGAVALVLAAGLGLLLPVPPAAPPAPSSADGPATAP
- a CDS encoding adenine phosphoribosyltransferase, producing the protein MDLRQLVRDVPDFPKPGILFRDLTPLMRDPQGWQEVIRQLGAVCDRLQPDLIVGIESRGFIVGTALATAVRLGFVPVRKPGKLPGAVTGVDYALEYGTDRLEITSDALSGGQRVLVVDDLLATGGTAAACAQLVEAAGGSLCGFGFVAELAALAGRSRLPDDQPVESLIIYS
- a CDS encoding 4-hydroxy-tetrahydrodipicolinate reductase, whose protein sequence is MPVVVAGALGRMGAEVVRAVTAAPDCALVGAIDTTAGKEGADVGLELGLGELEVAITADFEGCLCQASQAVRNAGPGQGAVLVDFTHPRVVYEHTRGAIAYGVHPVIGTTGLCPQQLTDLAAFAAKASIGGAVIPNFSVGMVLLQQAAAAAARFYDYAELTELHHNRKADAPSGTCIKTAELMEELGKSFNPQQVEEHETLAGCRGGQRQSGLRLHSIRLPGLVAHQEVLFGAPGETYTLRHDTIDRSAYMPGVLLCVRRARQLPGLVYGLERLL
- a CDS encoding high light inducible protein, whose protein sequence is MTQANTAPAAIRGATVTTEDGGRLNAFATEPRMEVVSSESGWGFHERAEKLNGRMAMLGFIALLATEFALGGEAFTHGLLGLG
- a CDS encoding high light inducible protein yields the protein MTAPAPRFGFVAFAETWNGRLAMLGFVIGLATELLTGRSILQQLGLG
- a CDS encoding DUF2949 domain-containing protein, which encodes MVISSGTPPPPPPQALLRYLRSQLGLSESALALGIRQAQLEQAPLAVVLWRFGLISLQQLEQVLQWQDANL
- a CDS encoding DUF3038 domain-containing protein, translating into MPDSPAAPVVARLPRRGLERLDLLLLCVEALDLNGGESMVWMSEQLGFSGLFPNRVELWKRRCHNPLRRNTRRGELDPAESDALIRILCAAADRLYPLVRALLATAEPEEIRRQRWTLFEQRFGELVRERLNPRRQGVQRLLDPQAGAERRRQLIQALSLAAGMGGFERLRASLCDPAA